The following coding sequences lie in one bacterium genomic window:
- a CDS encoding FAD/NAD(P)-binding protein — translation MPNVYAPQLAEIKEIAQETPDTRTYRLEFADEKLRDEFTFEPGQFGEYSAFGEGESTFCIASSPTRKGFIECTFKEVGRVTGGLSRRNAGDPVGVRGPYGNHFPYELMKGKNLHIVGGGIGIAPLRSLIWFVLDNRKDYGDVTILYGARSVGDLLYKREFDEWAKQDAKLILTVDPGGETPDWKGKVGFVPPVMEEVGLDPKDAFVVTCGPPIMIKFAFQSLSKMGFAPDKVITTLENRMKCGIGKCGRCNVGSKYVCLDGPVFSQAEIDELPPDF, via the coding sequence ATGCCCAACGTCTACGCGCCCCAGTTGGCGGAAATAAAGGAAATCGCCCAGGAAACCCCGGACACCCGGACCTACCGGCTCGAGTTCGCCGACGAGAAGCTCCGGGACGAGTTCACCTTCGAGCCGGGGCAGTTCGGCGAGTACTCGGCCTTCGGCGAGGGGGAGTCCACTTTCTGCATCGCCAGCTCCCCCACGCGCAAGGGCTTTATCGAGTGCACGTTCAAGGAGGTGGGGCGCGTCACCGGCGGCCTCTCGCGCCGGAACGCGGGCGATCCCGTCGGCGTCCGCGGCCCCTACGGCAACCACTTCCCCTACGAGCTCATGAAGGGGAAGAACCTGCACATCGTGGGCGGCGGCATCGGCATCGCCCCCCTGCGCAGCCTGATATGGTTCGTCCTGGACAACCGCAAGGACTACGGGGACGTCACCATCCTCTACGGCGCGCGCTCCGTCGGCGACCTCCTCTACAAGCGCGAGTTCGACGAGTGGGCCAAGCAAGACGCGAAGCTCATCCTCACCGTGGACCCCGGCGGCGAGACGCCGGACTGGAAGGGCAAGGTCGGCTTCGTGCCCCCGGTGATGGAGGAGGTGGGGCTGGACCCGAAGGACGCCTTCGTCGTTACCTGCGGGCCGCCGATAATGATCAAGTTCGCCTTCCAGAGTCTTTCCAAGATGGGCTTCGCGCCGGACAAGGTCATCACCACCCTGGAAAACCGGATGAAGTGCGGCATCGGCAAGTGCGGCCGCTGCAACGTCGGGAGTAAGTACGTCTGCCTGGACGGGCCGGTCTTCAGCCAGGCGGAGATTGACGAGCTCCCGCCGGACTTCTGA
- a CDS encoding ABC transporter permease subunit, giving the protein MNTNIFLMELRRHLRGILIWCAVLVGLNAFMMLFYPLVIESGVFEHLNTLFSNPFFKGMLTTFGVDMKSMTSALGYYVTYNAIYTMLLGSLVAILLGSGLLAREEKEKTAEFLLTKPVTRGEVLNSKMAALGVLITGLNLAVVLAGFVLLAVFTDAPYDVGAFLTVSWQTWLLMLAFGAVGFLVAALAKRARAVTGACLGIVLGFYIVSGLSRVSESTRAFGFISPFRFVQTDIIAGASSGGWWRAAYFIGLAALCVLGSHLVYRRKDILL; this is encoded by the coding sequence ATGAATACGAATATATTTCTCATGGAGCTGCGCCGGCACCTGCGGGGGATTCTGATATGGTGCGCGGTCCTGGTCGGCCTGAACGCCTTCATGATGCTTTTCTATCCCCTCGTCATCGAGAGCGGCGTCTTCGAGCACCTCAATACCCTCTTCTCGAACCCCTTCTTCAAGGGGATGCTGACCACCTTCGGCGTGGACATGAAAAGCATGACCAGCGCCCTGGGCTATTACGTAACCTACAACGCGATCTACACCATGCTCCTGGGCAGCCTCGTGGCTATTCTCCTGGGTTCGGGGCTCCTCGCCCGCGAGGAGAAAGAAAAGACGGCCGAGTTCCTGCTCACGAAGCCCGTCACGCGGGGCGAGGTGCTCAACTCGAAGATGGCGGCCCTGGGTGTGCTGATCACCGGTCTGAACCTGGCCGTGGTCCTGGCCGGATTCGTCCTGTTGGCGGTCTTCACCGACGCCCCGTACGACGTCGGCGCCTTCCTGACCGTCTCGTGGCAGACTTGGCTGCTGATGCTGGCCTTCGGCGCGGTGGGATTCCTCGTCGCCGCCCTGGCGAAGCGGGCCCGCGCGGTTACCGGGGCGTGTCTCGGAATCGTACTGGGGTTTTACATCGTTAGCGGGCTCTCCCGCGTTTCCGAGTCCACCAGGGCCTTCGGGTTTATAAGCCCCTTCCGCTTCGTCCAGACCGACATCATCGCCGGGGCGTCGAGCGGGGGCTGGTGGAGGGCGGCCTATTTCATCGGCCTCGCCGCGCTCTGCGTACTGGGCTCACACCTCGTTTATCGGCGTAAGGATATTTTGCTTTAA
- a CDS encoding ABC transporter ATP-binding protein, with translation MAIETRGLTKFYKKTRGIEDVDLEVEPGEIFGFIGPNGAGKSTTIRTLLSLLYPTRGEGRVFGLDILRDSKAIKRRVGYLPAEVNFYDRLKVGDLLAYSARFYGVVDGRRTRELAERFKVDLERDFTDLSLGNKKKVAILAALIHSPELLILDEPTGGLDPLIQARLTETLREENARGTTIFYSSHVLSEVQKICGRVAILKGGRVVGVEEISSLRQKQLKKVRLSFSKTPEPGAFDLEGVHELEVKDRDCRFLFDGRIGDLLALLAGMPVNDVTLEEPDLEEVFLHFYKDSEDE, from the coding sequence TTGGCGATCGAAACCCGCGGCCTGACCAAGTTCTACAAAAAGACGCGGGGCATCGAGGACGTGGACCTGGAGGTGGAGCCGGGGGAAATCTTCGGCTTCATCGGCCCCAACGGCGCCGGTAAGTCCACCACCATCCGCACCCTGTTGTCCCTTCTGTACCCGACCCGCGGCGAGGGGAGGGTCTTCGGCCTGGACATCCTCCGGGACTCCAAGGCGATAAAACGGCGCGTCGGGTATCTGCCCGCGGAGGTAAACTTCTACGACCGTCTGAAGGTGGGGGACCTTTTAGCTTACTCGGCCCGCTTTTACGGGGTGGTTGACGGGAGGCGGACGCGGGAGTTGGCCGAACGCTTCAAGGTGGACCTGGAGCGGGACTTTACCGACCTCTCCCTGGGCAACAAGAAGAAAGTCGCCATCCTGGCGGCGCTCATCCACTCGCCGGAGCTGCTGATTCTGGACGAGCCGACGGGCGGGCTGGACCCCCTCATCCAGGCCCGCCTCACCGAGACGCTGCGCGAGGAGAACGCCCGGGGGACGACTATCTTCTACTCCTCCCACGTTCTGTCCGAGGTGCAGAAAATCTGCGGCCGGGTGGCGATTCTCAAAGGGGGCCGGGTCGTCGGCGTCGAGGAAATTTCATCCCTGCGCCAGAAGCAGCTCAAGAAGGTCCGCCTGAGCTTCAGTAAAACCCCGGAGCCCGGCGCGTTCGACCTGGAGGGCGTGCACGAACTCGAGGTGAAGGACCGCGACTGCCGCTTTCTCTTCGACGGGCGCATCGGGGACCTCCTCGCGCTCCTGGCGGGGATGCCGGTCAACGACGTGACCCTCGAGGAGCCGGACCTCGAGGAGGTCTTCCTCCACTTCTACAAAGACTCTGAAGACGAATGA